One window of Athalia rosae chromosome 4, iyAthRosa1.1, whole genome shotgun sequence genomic DNA carries:
- the LOC105693818 gene encoding uncharacterized protein LOC105693818, with protein MKELLDCDIESILLNKQNNNFPHNQKIAAACAAFFNIVSNCVTNENALKHDYEEKIQSNTTIISDTYSRITDLQNELSDIALQHQVLDKQRSDIFKRHQIVQEEIDEQRSKKESLTFEVAELEKELEESKVMKRLKWDGLKRATKAYKSYLQFSIQITDSTEISDKVRVIFFKPVKTDTPQYFVDLIHTSGLWKVELIHPSLKSKDEEQLQCVVNFKNQRAITDITAFLCILRKIFKKQLNT; from the exons ATGAAAGAATTACTGGATTGCGATATAGAAAGTATACTCTTGAATAAGCAGAACAACAATTTCCCGCATAATCAAAAGATAGCCGCTGCTTGTGCCGCATTTTTTAATATTGTATCAAATTGCGTCACAAATGAAAATGCTTTGAAGCATG attatgaggaaaaaattcagagtaATACAACAATTATCTCAGATACCTATAGTCGGATAACAGATTTACAAAATGAGTTGTCAGACATTGCATTACAACACCAAGTGTTGGACAAACAAAGGAGTGACATTTTCAAACGGCACCAAATTGTCCAAGAAGAGATAGACGAACAGAGATCTAAGAAGGAAAGTCTTACCTTTGAAGTAGCGGAACTAGAGAAAG AGTTAGAAGAATCCAAGGTGATGAAAAGACTGAAATGGGATGGTTTAAAGAGAGCTACTAAAGCCTATAAGTCatatcttcaattttcgattcaaataaCAGACTCGACAGAAATTTCTGATAAAGTTCgcgtaattttcttcaaaccgGTTAAAACCGACACACCCCAGTATTTTGTTGACTTGATTCATACTTCTGGTTTATGGAAAG tGGAACTTATTCACCCTTCTTTGAAATCAAAAGATGAAGAGCAATTGCAATGTGTGGTAAATTTTAAAAACCAACGGGCAATTACCGACATTACCGCATTTTTATGTATcttaagaaaaatattcaaaaaacagTTGAATACCTGA
- the LOC105693816 gene encoding DNA helicase MCM8-like, with protein MSYRGRNWYRGKGKRKRTSDVEAHTSGGTSSASKKKTPSSSSNPSRNNPTFYKNKHSPYNDWDMYFNDEEYRKGFLTEKKIQTMERYVTSHPELFPLLQLKQNKAYNVDLKTLYKDDLFLSQWQTFKEDLTNNPRHTLNCLGIAINQTMIDMCKEIEGVSDADVSANLPKAVARVFNHGPVLPLRDLKMNTYGKLISIRGCIMRVGGIKHIAQWIEFSCMSCALGNVVVRQVDGIYTTPTKCIACNNGRKFRPVLGSLRTKTMTFQVIKLQEHFGDELDDKGRTPRDIEIELLADLVHTCMPGDDITVTGIIKVRGTEKNSSKGDSTSNLFSLYMEAVYILNNKYQSQNKRAADLEMTATDYEAIQEVYRDPNTLKLLVHSLCPSIYGHEYLKMGLILSLFGGTPKSGSLRDDIHVLLVGDPGLGKSQLLQACARVASKGVYVCGTSSTSTGLTVTLAKDKSTGECVLEPGALVLADKGCCCIDEFDKMSTQHQALLEAMEQQSVSLAKSGMICCLPARTSILAAANPADGRYKKSKTILENLNMNQPLLSRFDLIFILVDQPNEQMDDMLSEHVMAVHAGKSSHLSGARGRDIHSSDQSLLTVNTLRENLHLHPSEGIDLLPHQLLRKYILYAKEYVKPRITPAAAEILQNFYLERRARNDKEKVTPMTPRQLEALIRLTEARAKLELREEATHADAVEVLEIVEYSMADVAIKDIVLDRSILSSSGKITAKKVKAFVDILANEASSKGEPVFTITEMKMLARRESVVIDDFSALISKLNENGVILKKGPHMYSYVGNK; from the exons ATGAGTTACCGTGGTAGAAATTGGTACAGAGGCAAAGGAAAGCGGAAAAGAACTTCTGACGTTGAAGCTCATACTTCAGGAG GTACTTCATCagcgagtaagaaaaaaactccATCAAGTAGTTCGAATCCTAGTCGAAACAACCCCACATTTTATAAGAATAAGCACTCTCCATATAATGATTGGGACATGTACTTTAATGATGAAG AGTATAGAAAAGGATtcttaacagaaaaaaaaattcaaactatgGAGAGATATGTGACTTCTCATCCAGAACTATTTCCTTTATTGCAATTAAAGCAGAATAAAGCCTACAATGTTGATCTTAAGACTTTGTACAAAGATGATTTATTCCTAAGTCAATGGCAAACTTTTAAAGAAGATCTCACAAACAATCCAAGGCATACGCTAAATTGTCTTGGCATTGCAATAAATCAG ACAATGATCGACATGTGTAAAGAAATTGAGGGAGTGAGTGATGCAGATGTTTCAGCAAACTTACCTAAAGCTGTAGCACGCGTATTCAATCATGGGCCAGTGCTTCCTTTAAGAGATCTGAAGATGAATACATATG GTAAACTGATATCTATCAGAGGATGTATCATGAGAGTAGGAGGCATAAAACACATTGCACAGTGGATTGAGTTCTCTTGTATGTCGTGTGCTCTTGGTAATGTAGTTGTGAGACAAGTTGATGGCATATATACAACACCCACAAAGTGTATTGCTTGTaataatggaagaaaatttcgaccGGTCTTGGGTTCCCTACGCACAAAAACAATGACGTTCCAAGTGATAAAGTTACAGGAACATTTTGGCGATGAGCTG GATGACAAAGGAAGGACACCTCGTGATATTGAGATAGAGCTATTAGCAGATTTAGTCCATACATGTATGCCAGGTGATGACATTACTGTTACTGGAATAATCAAG GTAAGGGGGACTGAAAAGAATTCATCAAAAGGTGATTCTACATCAAACCTTTTCTCCTTATACATGGAAGCTGTttatatattaaataataaatatcagtCTCAAAATAAAAGAGCCGCTGATCTAGAAATGACTGCCACAGATTACGAAGCAATACAG GAAGTGTACCGGGATCCAAATACATTGAAATTGTTAGTTCATTCACTGTGTCCAAGTATATATGGTcatgaatatttaaaaatggGCCTTATTCTGAGTTTATTTGGTGGCACCCCAAAGTCTGGCAGCTTGCGCGATGATATACATGTACTACTTGTTGGTGATCCAGGTCTTGGAAAATCTCAGCTCTTGCAAGCCTGCGCTCGTGTTGCATCTAAAG GTGTTTACGTATGTGGTACTTCGAGCACCTCAACTGGATTGACTGTAACACTAGCAAAGGATAAAAGCACTGGTGAATGTGTTCTTGAACCTGGTGCTCTAGTTTTAGCTGACAAAGGCTGTTGTTGTATCGATGAATTTGACAAAATGTCAACACAACACCAG GCATTACTTGAAGCAATGGAACAACAAAGCGTGAGTTTAGCCAAGTCAGGAATGATATGCTGCTTACCTGCTCGGACATCTATTTTGGCAGCTGCAAATCCAGCAGATGGTCgctataaaaaatcgaaaactatacttgaaaatttgaacatgAATCAGCCTTTACTTTCACGTTTTGACTTAATATTTATACTAGTGGATCAGCCCAATGAG CAGATGGATGACATGCTTTCTGAGCATGTTATGGCAGTACATGCAGGCAAAAGCAGTCACTTAAGTGGAGCAAGAGGACGTGACATTCATTCATCCGATCAATCACTGCTAACTGTAAATACTTTACG GGAGAACTTACATCTCCATCCAAGCGAAGGTATTGATCTTCTACCACATCAGCTTCTTCGCAAATACATTTTATATGCTAAAGAATATGTTAAACCAAGAATAACACCAGCTGCAGCAGAAATATTACAGAATTTTTACTTGGAACGTCGAGCAAGGAATGACAAGGAAAAAGTAACGCCCATGACTCCAAGACAACTAGAAGCTCTAATACGTCTAACCGAG GCTAGAGCAAAGTTGGAGTTACGAGAAGAAGCTACACATGCAGATGCTGTAGAAGTTTTGGAAATAGTAGAGTACAGCATGGCAGATGTTGCCATTAAAGACATTGTACTTGACCGCTCCATATTGTCTAGCTCTGGCAAAATAACTGCAAAGAAG GTCAAAGCATTCGTAGATATATTGGCAAACGAAGCATCTTCCAAAGGGGAACCAGTTTTTACAATAACCGAAATGAAAATGCTTGCCAGAAGGGAAAGTGTGGTGATTGATGATTTCAGTGCATTAATCTcaaaactaaatgaaaatgGTGTTATCTTAAAGAAAGGACCACACATGTATTCTTATGTTGGAAACAAGTGA